The genomic interval tgctggtgtgtgtgtgtgtgtgtgtgtgtgtgtgtgtgtatagtagtagtagtagtagtagtagtagtagtagtagtagtagagtaGTAGTAGTAATGTAGTAATGGAAGGGGAGAGATTGGAGGAGGTGGCATCACAAATATCACTAGAATTTGTATAAAGTACTCTTTTTTGAAACTACCCTATGTTAGGCAAAATGTTCCACAGAATTCTCTCCTTCCCTTGTTTTCACTTGACTGTTTGCTCTAAAAAAGCAGATCCATGTAAAATCCCAGTGTGTCGTTTTATTGCTACTAATAATGactttttgtcattttgtttctttctgtgaagtgctgaggatgaaatccaggccctcacacatgctaggcgagtgctctaccactgctctcccagcctctgacattttatttttaataataagtgAATTCCTCCTGTAGTTTTCACATTTCTCTTAAATAATGGTTCTTAATTAGGGGACATTTGTTAGTGTCTGAAGACTCTTGATTGTCACAGCTAGGTTGATGGGGCTATGCCACcagcatctagtgggtagagacCAGAGATGCTACAAAGTATGCTACAATGCAAAGGACTCCTGCAACAAAGAATGCTGACCCAGAGTGTCCGTAGTACAAAACTGGGAATCACTGtcttaaaaatgtcatttctggggctggggttgaagctcagtggtagagaacttgcctatcagaagtgaggcactgagtctcatcctcagcaccacataaaaataaataaataaaacaaaggtattgtgtccatctataactaagaaagaaagaaaagaatgtcatTTCTTCAAGACCTACCTGCTAAGGTGTTCCTGAGTATGCTATTGGCTGTTTCCAAAATGTGACATAGAAAGCTTCTCTAGACCATAGGTTAAGGGGACTTTATTGCTAGCACCACTGATTTTTCACTTCCAGGTGAAACTTACACATCACAgcacttataaaataataattgattatTAGTCTTAAGTCAACATATAAAACTAGTTTTAGTGTTAATTGTTTATAAGTGACCAGCAACTCCCCATTTGCTCATCACAAACAAGCATGTTCTTAGAGTGTTCATGAGGCGAAGCTTGTCCACACTCGCCAAAGGACCACTGTATCTGTGGTCCGGCTGCAGAGTCCATAAGCCACACCCAGGTTATTCTCATGATCTGTTTCTCCAATAAAAGCTTCAGTCCTCAGCTCAACCAAAGAACAGTCACCAACTAGCAGAAGAACAAAAAAAGTAAACTCGCACTGAAGAATTAAAGCAGACATTACTGACCACTCTCCACCTCTCTAATTTTAACACTGACCAGAAGATTCTGACTCATATCCCAAAGAACAATAAAACACTGAGTTACTATTCTGGCAAAATTAAAACAAGCCTCTTCAAGTTGTCTGGTGGCGGGGGTCTCTGACTTGGAGTCATCCCCCTTTCCTGCGCTGATGGTACCACCAGGGCCAAGACACACGTAAGCAGATGGTGCTGTTGGCAAGAGGTTATGACACTTGCTCTGGAGTGAAGCAGTGGCACAGGCAGACATGGTAGCCATGAGGGAAGTCAGTGGACACACTCAGTGGAGATGGGGCCAGAGTTGCTCTGGGAAGTACTGCCTACCTCTCAGCTTAAAGGTGTCCAAGTGCCCTTCTTCATTGTCTCATTCACCTGGGAATTTTCAATCTTACACTTTCTTgcataaaaaaaatacagcacaTGGCCTGTGGTTACAAACAGCATGGAAATGAAGACTAGCATGCCAAACTGCTGTGGCCGCGGGGCCAGCATGACGAGGATGAAGTGGATGAGGTCCATAAGATAGTTCAGGGAGCACTGCACACCGTTGACAGCCCCTCGCTCTGCTTCCGGAATGTTCTCCTGGAGAAGCTGGGTCACAGTGAGGTCAAAGGACCAGAGCCCTGCAGGACAGCAATGTAGGGAGAGAATAAACATGAACAGATGTCAGAGGACCCCTGTGAGATTCTGGCTCTGGAATTGATGAGCATTGTTGCCTTGGATAAATGCAACTTCCTGCtgctcagtttctttatctgtgaaatgggaatatttAAGGCACTAATGGCTCAATGGAGAATTCCATGAACTTGTACAATAAAATGTGTAATACTGTGCCTGACCACCTGTGCGTGGCAGTTACTGTCATAAGTTATGGTGTTATTAATTGTCTTTTTTAATCACCATTACTGCCATTGTCACCAGATGCACTATAACTTCATTTTGGATGTATTTATTTGTGTCCCCTCCATATTGCAAAAACATGTTTAAGGCAGAGAGCAAAATCTTGAGCTTCAAATCTACTTCCAATTCCAGATTTTCCCTCTTCCCACCTGGCTTAGCGGAGAAAGAATTGGACTCCACTCTTCACCCTGCCCACCACTCTCAAACACCTAAAGAGGACACATTTGAATTTGTTTCAGAAGCAGCTCCAGGATCTGCTGTGTAACCTCAGCAAGGGCAGAAGCCAGCAGTGCTGAGGACAGTGCTGTCCTTCAGTGGCAACATCTCCCCTAGGGGTTCTAGTGCCTGTCCCAGTGGGCCCTGAACCCAAATTCTGCCTGTTCAGTTGGTTTTCCAGCCAACTAGCCTTCTGGGTACTCCCAGGATTCAGCATTGGCTCTGCAGAGGCCTCCTGGTGCCACTGATCCAATACCTGGACTTAGCTCTGAACTCAGTAATTATTTGGAGGTAATGTACTATGTCCTCCGGTGCCTGCCTTTGCAGAGCACTGTCTGGACCTCTGTCTTCCTGGGCTGCCTTAACCACCCTGCTGTGGCCACCACCCACAGGCCCTGACCAGTCCCCCATCCTCTTGGGGTATTCTTACCACCCCAAATGCCTCAATTTCTCTCCAGGCTTTCCTGCCAAGAACCCCATCCTGCAGGGGACTCTGACCCAGAGCTTACCTGTAATATCTCCACACCTTCAGGCCCTTTGCCAGCAGCACTTACAAAGTTAGAGAGTATCTGTAAAATGCTGCAGTGATACTATGAGAAGTGTTCAAGGAAGCGAGGGCTAATTATGCTCTGagaattatttctaaattgaGGGCATAAAAAGTTACAGttcttagattttaaaaagcaaagtgacTTTTAAGCAGTGTGCCAAATCTTATTGTAGGCATAGTTCTGCAAGTTAGTTTCCATCAGAGTAGAAACAAGTATCTACTGAACACACACCTAAGATGAGCCCTAAGCTTGGTGATACATGTTGGATACTTATTGTGTCAGGCCACAGGCCACTGCTCCCAGTGAGAGGACCAGTCATCACAGCTCCAGGCCCAACTGCATTAACAAAGGCACAATATATCCTTTGGGGCACTGGTGCTCTTAATGTCTGAAGTTTTGATACCACACCATCAACCCCAAGGTTAAGTGTGACCCCAATAAGAATGAATGTAAAGGGTCCTTGCTGGCATTGCATGTGCAGGAGTTGAGAAGCATCCACATCACCTAGCACTGTAATTGCCTGTGACTCTCTGCCCACCCACACCTCAGCCTCACACAGCAACATTCAGAAAGGCACCAAAATTATAGCTAAAATACGATGATGATGACGACCCAAGATGACAATTAATGTTCATTTCCAGCAGGTAGCTCCCACAGTTGTGAAAGCTTTGTGCTAACCACATTGCCTACAGGGATTCTTCAGCACTTGCTCAGAACCTTTTTCATGGGGaaatatcatcattattattattattccaactTGAAATCAGGAAACAGTGACATTGGGAACTTAGGTGTCTTGCCAACATCATCAGGCAGCCTGGCTCCAGGTCCTGAGCTATATTGCTCATGAGTGCCAAGAGGGTTCTGTGTCTCTGCAGTCCTCATTTGGGGTACAACAAATAGACTTGCTATTGGCATAGGAAAAAAGGCCAAGGTTCTCTCATACAGGACGTGAGTCCAGATGGCAGGCTCCTCTGAAGCAGTTTCATGTTTTCCAAATGTGATCATTTCCTTTGTATCAGGAAAGCCCAGTGAACCTGGTAGACAGGATCCTTTTGAAGTAAACAATCATAATACAATATGAATGACACAAAGCTTAAGGGGCCAATCTACTCTCAGTTGTTTGTGCAATGAAAGGGTAGATGTACAAATCAAACACACTAATGAAAGACAATTCACCCTTCAGGTACTTcgcttaaaatattttagaggtcAGGCAATCTCTACATGAAAGAATGGGCTTCTAAATTAGTTTTTTGGAACTAGGAACATGTCTTTCTCCTGTAAATACATTACATCAGAAATGAGATTCCGAGGCTAGCCTATGATCTTATAGTCTCTTGAATTGGGCCTTCAGAATTCTCATTTCCTCTCCACATTTTTATAAAGCAACAAGTGCTGGACGTGGTAGTACACGCAAGTATCCTAGaaattcgggaggctgaggcaggaggattgtcaaATTCAAGctcagcttcaacaatttagcaaggccctaaacaacttagtgagatcctgtctcaaaagaaaaaataaaaagggctgggcatgttgcTCAGTAGTCagacacccctgggttcaatccccagtacccctggTACATCCTCCCAATCACATGATCCCACCCCTCAGAGGTGAGCAGACGATGCTCTGAGGCCCAAGAGGGCAGAGACCTTGCTTTGGCACAGTGGCTGCAGTGGTGAATGTAGCGTGGGAAGGGTGGTTGGATGAATGGGGAAGACATGCTTGGTTTTTGATCCATACCATCCATCACTTGCCACCACACTTTTCCCCGTCTCTGAGCTGTGCAGGCAGGGCAGAGCCTCAAAGGTGTACATTTGAATTTGGAGCAAAATGGGCTTGAGCAAGAAGTGGTGCTTTCCAGGTAGAAAACCAATCATGGGAATTTCGAGATGAAGAACAAGGTCCCAGATTCTTCCCAGATGAGAATCTGCAGGTCTGACTGATCACAAGAGCCAGTGTGCTGTTAACAAGTTTCTGCTGCCATCACAACTGATCCCCAGCAGCTCATTTTGGGGGTTGTCAGGcatcaaatgacattttttaaaaaaatgtattaataaacaCTTTAGCCATGTTTTCACTACTAGATAAGAATGGCATATGGTAGAAATCACATATGGTAGAGATATGGTAGTGACAGAGCTCAGAGATGGAGTACTTGTGGCAGACAAACCTGTAGGCACTCAAACTCAGGCACCCCATCTTTGGGAAAGGATTACACTGCCCTCCCCAGACAGCTAAGGAATGCCTTTGTCCCAAGAAATTGCCATCATTCCTCTTTCCTCATCCCCTCCGCAAAGAAAGGATCCAGATCCAAACACTACAATCATGCGGACACCATCTATGGCATTTACATGTTTGACACCcaggaaataattataatattttcgcTTTTCCAAATCTCCATCTCCAAGTTTTCAACTTTCAGCCTTGTCTCAGCACCACCGTGCCCCAGCCTGGAGCAGGCATCCCTCTCTGGACATGTCTTGCCTGCTCATCTGAGATCTTCAGTTGTGCCTCCCTGTAGGATGGCTTCCTCAGCTCTCAAGACCAGTTTTGGTGTTCCTCCTATTGCTCTCAATCTGTCTGTCCTTCCCTACCTCTATCTCATTGCCTATCGTTGGCTGCTTACTGTTCCCTCACCCAGGCTGTAAACACCATGACTAAAGCACTGTTTGATTAAATCAttcttgtggtttttttttcccccctctgccCCCACATTCTGGTCCAGTTCTTATCACTAGAACTCATTCTTAATGAATGGATGATGAAGACTTACAGCAGCATAGAGATGGCACAATTGCACACTTCTAAGATTATCTGGCAACATCCCAGCCTGCAGAAACCCACACCATGCATGACCCACTACTCACCAATTCTGGCCAGGATCACGCCAGAGAAGAGCAAGATAATGGAGACGTAAGACTCTGGCTGCTCAGGGTCCTGCCGCCCGTCGAACAGAACAGTGCTGTTGGTCCAATGAATGGAAGAACGGTCCGGGAGGATGGGTTGGTTCAGGTTTCTTTCAAAAGGGTAAATGTGCACTTGGTCATCTTTTAGTAACTCGGGACTTGAAGAAGAGTTCTTGCTCAATGGAAGTGAGGAAACAGCCGTGTCAAAGGGACTTCCAGGAGCGAAGACAGAAAACACGCAGAGCGTTAGACAACCTACATGGAGCCAGCTGGATATGACTCCCGTGGTGACCAAGCCATAATGCCCCCGGAGCCAGGTGAAGAGAATTGTACCCATCAGGCCAGATAAAGCCGAAAGGGCTGTGAGGATGCTGAGCAGGGACCCTCCGATGCCTTGGGTGTAGGCATAGCCTGTGGTGATGCAGTCAAACCCCAGCACAGTCATGTAGAGGAaggccaggcccaggccaggcAGGAAGATGGTCTGCCGGCAGTAGGTTTCCCAGCCCTCCCTGCACGtgtgcagcagcctctgagtgtttcGAAGGCAAAGAAGAAATCTTTTAGTTGTGACCCGTTCTTTTTCAAGGTGAGACTTGCAATCTTTTGGTTCTTTTGAAGTTCCAGGCTTGTTGATAAATCCATCAGTGGTTTCCCAAGAGTCCATTTCACctaaaataaaatccagataAGCTTAAAGTCAATACCCGTGTCCCCTCAGCCCATCCCAACCTCTGCTTTTTATTGGATACTTCCTGTGCACACTGGTGGCTTCCTGTCCCCAATCACCTGTGTCTCTGCCTGAAGACCTCTCTCCAGCCACTGGAACAGGAGGGACAGGCTGTGAGTGCCTGGGACAATTTGAAGGAACATCCCTTGTACCTCTCAGGTCCTCAGTTGGACTGAGCCCAAATCTCTCTGTAATAATCTCTGGGagcctcctttccccttcctgtcTTACTTCCCACCCCTCAGCATGCTTCCGGAGGTCACATTCCAAAGAGATGACTCTCTACCCCAAATCTGTCTCAAGAGGCACTTGAAAGAATCCCACAAGACACACTATCCAATTAGGAAGGCAGGCATTGATGGGGACAGTGGGTATAGGGGAGGGTGGGAGAGCAAATTTCACTTGCTTGAAACTTGGTAATGAGCTCCAGAAAAAGTGATAGGTACCTCCTTTAGTTACTTTTCTGAAGAAACAAGTACTTATgatggggaaaaaatatatataaaatacctttAGGTCTTCCAGGATATATCAGACAATGATATAAGCAGATTAAACTATTGGTGAGAGACTGACCAGTCCTGCAAAGGGCTGGAGGAGCCCAGTAGGGCTCTGAGGGGAGAAGGGGCAGGTGAGCCAAGTCTATTCCAGATCAAGACCCAAGGGAAAGTGAGGCTCTTCCTCACAGAATGGAATTTATTGCcaaggcagttttatttttaaagatgacaaAATAACAAGAACAATGAAAACATAGCTAAATTGACTGAAGTTCTCCTATATGCCAGTGAGTTTAATGATGCTTTGCATCTATTTAATTGTACAAAATCCTATCAAATAAGGTTTATTATTGTCCTTGCTTTATAGACAACAAGGcaaagaatatgaataaattaaactTGCGAAGTCACACAGGTAATACACGGGAGATGAAAAGGATGTAGTTCTATCGATTTGTATCTACCTGTCTAGCTACTCACATACCCATCCATTCATTATTTAAGTATGTATATCCATCTATCTctcaaatatatatgttttactcATGTAATGGGATTGGTGAGATTTAGGTACAAAACAActtgagagaagagagaatgaatGATACTTAATTAATGATAATTAACAAAGAAGAACTGCAGTCAGAAGCCATTACTAAATTGCTTTGTACCAGGCAGATGGACAACCTTGTCAACAGGCAGGGATGGCTCTCACTTTGGGAGA from Urocitellus parryii isolate mUroPar1 chromosome 3, mUroPar1.hap1, whole genome shotgun sequence carries:
- the LOC113201198 gene encoding ferroportin-like; its protein translation is MGPRFLIYVSCALSIWGDRMWHFAMSVFLIELYGHNLLLTAVFGLVVAGSVLIFGVLIGNWIDRKPRNKVAHASLFIQNASVTTCCVLLMLLFSYRREMEQIWHGWFTVACYTVLITLAAVANLAGTALTITIQRDWIVSLTGGNGSQLAGMNAAVRRLDQIINIFAPLSVGQVMTWASHVIGCGFILGWNLVSLLVEFLFLSRVYHLVPQLAVKPQQQTGKPFLEKRQEAVNVQERFGLSPTEDLRGTRDVPSNCPRHSQPVPPVPVAGERSSGRDTGEMDSWETTDGFINKPGTSKEPKDCKSHLEKERVTTKRFLLCLRNTQRLLHTCREGWETYCRQTIFLPGLGLAFLYMTVLGFDCITTGYAYTQGIGGSLLSILTALSALSGLMGTILFTWLRGHYGLVTTGVISSWLHVGCLTLCVFSVFAPGSPFDTAVSSLPLSKNSSSSPELLKDDQVHIYPFERNLNQPILPDRSSIHWTNSTVLFDGRQDPEQPESYVSIILLFSGVILARIGLWSFDLTVTQLLQENIPEAERGAVNGVQCSLNYLMDLIHFILVMLAPRPQQFGMLVFISMLFVTTGHVLYFFYARKCKIENSQVNETMKKGTWTPLS